One Picrophilus oshimae DSM 9789 genomic region harbors:
- a CDS encoding AMP-binding protein has translation MARIPEIGPYTMFLRNTNVNRSQPVLIYNNRYIAYYRMLSYIDSMSYYLSNNLGINPGDPGIIIVRELPEFIISLFAMIKAGLSITIIDPDDSYLLIDKIKSSRITIASYDDYEKLSDFGYFIVSDSQFSGFRDMILGSIRRIKHKDTKFSNVIYSGKGSENFEDDSMIKFIRNGHEIKFNQRYIIENVFNINYSMPKMENRPYIKSNVPGYIPAGFMFSIMIPISFGATIINGKSDRSYDFSFECMDGMPFYGYRYGLNYIYYYFRDSSLAVFRENSNVFDMFDYNIENNHLSVYYKDITIDLDDYFYDDLKIRRGNYIIRSCREIYPDFILKKLEPCNIKPEIIINGNEIEMIVNKYDYKCIEDRLSKFEMPDKINVYE, from the coding sequence ATGGCAAGAATACCAGAGATCGGTCCTTACACAATGTTTCTAAGGAACACAAATGTAAACAGAAGCCAGCCCGTCCTGATTTACAATAATAGATACATAGCATATTACAGGATGCTTTCTTATATAGACAGCATGTCCTATTATTTATCGAATAATCTTGGAATTAATCCAGGCGATCCTGGTATAATAATTGTAAGGGAGCTGCCGGAATTTATAATATCACTGTTTGCAATGATAAAGGCCGGATTAAGCATTACAATAATTGATCCTGATGATTCTTATCTTTTAATTGATAAAATAAAGAGTTCAAGGATAACAATTGCATCATATGATGACTATGAGAAACTTTCAGATTTTGGATATTTCATAGTTTCAGATTCACAGTTTTCCGGATTCAGGGATATGATACTTGGCTCAATAAGAAGGATAAAACACAAGGATACAAAATTTTCGAATGTTATATACTCTGGAAAAGGATCAGAAAACTTTGAAGATGATTCAATGATTAAATTTATCAGGAATGGCCATGAGATAAAATTCAATCAGAGGTATATAATTGAAAATGTTTTTAATATTAATTATTCAATGCCAAAGATGGAAAACAGGCCGTATATTAAATCCAATGTTCCAGGGTACATACCTGCCGGCTTCATGTTCTCTATAATGATACCAATATCATTCGGTGCAACAATAATAAATGGAAAAAGCGACAGATCATATGATTTCTCCTTTGAATGCATGGATGGCATGCCATTCTATGGATACAGATATGGATTAAATTATATATACTATTATTTCAGGGATTCTTCACTAGCAGTTTTCAGGGAAAATTCAAATGTTTTTGATATGTTTGATTATAATATCGAAAACAACCATCTTTCAGTTTATTACAAGGATATCACCATTGATCTTGATGATTATTTTTATGATGATTTAAAAATTAGAAGGGGTAATTACATTATAAGATCATGCCGTGAGATATATCCAGATTTTATATTAAAAAAGCTTGAGCCATGCAATATAAAACCGGAGATAATAATAAATGGCAATGAGATTGAGATGATTGTGAATAAATACGATTACAAATGCATCGAGGATCGTCTTTCTAAATTTGAAATGCCTGATAAAATTAACGTTTATGAGTAA
- a CDS encoding RtcB family protein: protein MQPKMIDKNKYVIERTGDMKVPAYIYINDELLSKMNDEPLRQLMNVASLPGIVKAAYAMPDIHLGYGFPIGGVAAFDYDEGIVSPGGVGYDINCGVSLIKTNISYNDAKSRIKDLIDEIFKNVPAGIDLKSSFRVNKNDMTDILSDGIKWAVSKGYGTERDIESTEENGSMNSNPDKVSEKAISRGINEVGSLGGGNHFLEIQKVDRIFDERTARYFGIEKDNIMIMVHTGSRGLGHQVATDYLMELNEKSDIKVKDRQLISAYTKSGIGESYIMAMNSAANFGFVNRQIILYKIRRAFESVFKKDFESLGLDLVYSLAHNMAKIEEHNIDNKRLKLIVHRKGATRAFPAGYSTGKFKNTGHPVLIPGDMGTASYVLTGNKNNMEMSFGSSCHGAGRALSRKKANDAFNPDDVLKNLGNHGIYVRAASSKVITEEAPGSYKDIDEVIKIVSELGMSNIISRHVPLGVMKG, encoded by the coding sequence ATGCAACCAAAAATGATAGACAAAAATAAATATGTAATAGAAAGGACAGGCGATATGAAGGTGCCTGCCTATATTTACATAAATGATGAATTGCTATCAAAGATGAATGATGAACCATTAAGGCAGCTCATGAACGTGGCCTCGCTGCCTGGTATAGTTAAGGCCGCGTACGCAATGCCTGATATACACCTTGGATATGGTTTTCCAATAGGCGGCGTTGCCGCCTTTGATTACGATGAGGGCATAGTATCCCCTGGTGGTGTCGGCTATGATATAAATTGTGGTGTGTCATTGATAAAAACAAACATAAGTTATAACGATGCAAAATCAAGAATAAAAGATTTAATAGATGAGATCTTTAAAAATGTGCCGGCAGGCATAGATTTAAAATCCTCATTTAGGGTTAATAAAAATGATATGACTGATATATTGTCTGATGGCATAAAATGGGCTGTTTCAAAGGGCTATGGAACGGAAAGGGATATTGAGTCAACAGAGGAAAACGGCAGCATGAATTCAAATCCGGATAAAGTCTCTGAAAAGGCCATCTCAAGGGGAATAAATGAGGTTGGCAGCCTTGGGGGCGGCAACCATTTTCTGGAGATACAAAAAGTTGACAGGATCTTTGATGAAAGGACTGCAAGGTATTTTGGAATAGAAAAGGACAATATAATGATCATGGTTCATACAGGTTCCAGAGGACTCGGGCACCAGGTTGCAACCGATTATTTAATGGAGCTTAACGAGAAGAGCGATATAAAGGTAAAGGACAGACAGTTAATATCAGCATATACAAAATCAGGTATCGGCGAATCCTATATAATGGCAATGAACTCTGCTGCCAACTTTGGCTTTGTGAACAGGCAGATAATATTATATAAAATAAGAAGGGCCTTTGAGAGCGTCTTTAAAAAGGACTTTGAATCTCTTGGCCTTGATCTTGTTTACAGCCTTGCACATAACATGGCAAAGATAGAGGAGCATAATATAGATAATAAAAGATTGAAACTAATAGTTCATAGAAAGGGTGCAACAAGGGCATTCCCTGCAGGATACTCAACAGGAAAATTTAAAAATACTGGACATCCAGTGTTAATACCAGGTGATATGGGAACCGCATCATATGTATTAACAGGCAATAAGAACAACATGGAAATGTCCTTTGGAAGCTCATGTCATGGTGCCGGAAGGGCATTAAGCAGGAAAAAGGCCAATGATGCATTCAATCCTGATGATGTTTTAAAAAACCTTGGTAATCATGGAATATATGTGAGGGCCGCATCAAGTAAGGTTATAACAGAGGAGGCACCTGGAAGCTACAAGGACATAGACGAGGTCATAAAGATTGTTTCAGAGCTTGGTATGTCAAATATAATATCAAGACATGTGCCACTTGGCGTTATGAAGGGATAA
- a CDS encoding CARDB domain-containing protein, whose product MNKTRRGIIVAVTLLMVLSTFAFVSQADSGSAFVPANVDLYWHGMEFNNYIINSTPENATLVVPQKNVYFNVSNAYYPDYKDVVFAWYLNGVKLNETSYNISINFSNMAGKNIVNVSANGANTTFIVYVIPSNIRPSLSYKVYQNSHEISLSNGKYYVKQNEPVNINASGHLKYDNINVPVFYKWYVNSTLKISQYLNYTFKNAFKNYTVYLNGTSETGNYKNISITFYVNDTTAPRTIFNIYYQNGTKTNLLPYDEYIILSGNKSYDRYFGHDLRYRWSFLYKSNGTVLPSSLYNIKSGNLTSQYLIVKFMTLSPLNISLKTTNPLNLSSYYNESYTPYVSEPYLVVQSIYIPRELAEGVTGTIYVNVTNRGSSTASSFTLEAVLDGKTYYHFYSLSIAPGAYANVSFKIKPPQAGSPLIQFKALNKNEPASLESLGALTTRIHVKTDPYYIYIATGAVVLALFVIGIVLYEIDRRSRVELPARSDKNVNKSPTRGVTRSSKQRR is encoded by the coding sequence ATGAATAAAACACGTAGAGGCATTATAGTAGCAGTTACGCTTTTAATGGTTCTAAGCACATTTGCGTTCGTTTCACAGGCAGACAGTGGTTCAGCTTTTGTGCCAGCAAATGTTGATCTGTACTGGCATGGTATGGAATTTAACAATTATATTATAAATTCAACGCCTGAAAACGCAACGCTTGTTGTGCCTCAAAAAAATGTTTATTTTAACGTTTCAAATGCGTATTATCCAGATTATAAAGATGTGGTTTTTGCATGGTACCTTAACGGTGTAAAATTAAATGAAACATCATATAATATAAGCATCAACTTTTCAAACATGGCCGGCAAAAACATTGTAAATGTATCTGCCAATGGCGCAAATACAACATTCATTGTATATGTAATACCATCAAATATAAGGCCAAGCCTATCATATAAGGTTTACCAGAATTCACATGAAATATCATTAAGCAATGGTAAATACTATGTTAAACAGAATGAGCCTGTTAATATAAATGCATCAGGCCATCTAAAATATGATAACATAAATGTTCCAGTGTTTTATAAATGGTATGTAAACAGTACATTAAAGATATCACAGTATTTAAATTACACATTCAAAAATGCATTTAAGAACTATACAGTTTATTTAAATGGAACGTCTGAAACAGGGAACTATAAAAACATATCAATAACGTTCTATGTAAATGATACAACGGCACCAAGAACCATCTTTAATATATATTACCAGAACGGGACAAAAACAAACCTGTTACCCTACGATGAATACATTATATTATCAGGAAACAAATCATATGATAGATACTTTGGCCATGATTTAAGGTATCGCTGGTCATTCCTTTATAAAAGCAACGGCACAGTGCTGCCCTCAAGTCTATACAATATAAAGTCCGGAAATTTAACATCGCAATATCTTATAGTAAAGTTCATGACATTATCTCCATTAAATATATCTTTAAAGACAACGAACCCATTAAATTTATCCTCTTATTATAATGAAAGTTATACGCCATATGTATCTGAACCATACCTTGTTGTTCAGAGCATATACATACCAAGGGAGCTTGCCGAGGGCGTTACAGGAACAATATACGTAAACGTAACAAACAGGGGCAGTTCAACAGCATCATCTTTTACTCTTGAGGCTGTTCTTGATGGAAAAACGTATTATCATTTCTATTCATTATCAATAGCACCTGGTGCATATGCAAACGTCTCATTTAAGATAAAGCCACCACAGGCAGGTTCACCATTAATACAGTTTAAGGCATTAAACAAGAATGAACCTGCAAGTCTTGAAAGCCTTGGCGCACTTACAACCAGAATACATGTAAAAACAGATCCTTATTATATATACATAGCAACAGGCGCTGTTGTTCTTGCCTTGTTTGTAATAGGTATAGTTTTATATGAAATAGACAGGAGATCAAGGGTTGAGCTGCCTGCAAGGAGCGATAAAAACGTTAACAAAAGCCCGACAAGAGGCGTAACAAGATCATCAAAACAGAGAAGATAA
- the argS gene encoding arginine--tRNA ligase codes for MLLFDDYKRQLITKLNSVYKIEDKDAEINTEHGDISIRLFKIKDDPDVIKNNIYNILKKEAYIERFEINGRYLNIWLKTRLMFDILLDAFDRLGTYPDVFQDAEKALVEHTSANPTGPIHIGRTRNSIIGDSIARIIERIGMRVMTQYYVNDSGKQVLYLYIGYEKFHKNEEPTVENLLDGYQKIYNNIDESIENEVSELSRLYEKGDTETIKKIQNIAGIVLSSIMESLKKIDVNIMSYVWESSFIINGSTSRVMSMLENSIKNDGDAKYIEYNGRKIYLTRSDGTSLYFVRDIAYHLYKAGDYDFIIDVLGEDHKEHARNLEYVLKDLLDFNANLRFVFYDFISLESGKMSTRKGNIVTLDELYNKTVDESIKIVKEKRPEYSEEKAREIAVAIASSSIRFNISKVNQNKPMTFRWSEALNFEGDSAPYIMYAYARAKSIIRKISENNTGELNDFNDYERSLIKDMFLYPYYLKSAFENLRPDIIANYLLLLVKSFNDFYMKCPVIGSDQIYKRSKIIKIFIKIMEDAAPLVGIKLLDEI; via the coding sequence ATGCTGCTTTTTGACGATTATAAAAGGCAATTAATAACAAAATTAAACAGTGTTTATAAAATTGAGGATAAGGACGCGGAGATAAACACAGAGCATGGCGATATATCAATAAGGCTTTTCAAAATAAAAGATGATCCTGATGTTATAAAAAATAATATTTATAATATATTAAAAAAAGAGGCATACATTGAAAGATTTGAAATAAATGGAAGATATCTTAATATATGGTTAAAGACAAGACTAATGTTTGATATACTTTTAGATGCATTTGACAGGCTTGGTACCTATCCGGATGTATTCCAGGATGCTGAAAAGGCACTGGTTGAGCATACCAGTGCAAATCCTACAGGGCCAATACACATAGGTAGGACGAGAAACTCAATAATAGGAGATTCAATAGCAAGGATCATCGAAAGAATCGGCATGCGCGTCATGACGCAGTATTATGTAAACGACTCTGGCAAGCAGGTATTATACCTTTATATTGGTTATGAAAAATTCCATAAAAATGAGGAACCAACAGTTGAAAACCTGCTTGACGGATATCAAAAGATATACAATAATATTGATGAATCAATAGAAAATGAGGTCTCTGAGCTTTCAAGGCTCTATGAAAAGGGTGATACAGAAACAATAAAGAAAATACAAAATATTGCAGGCATAGTACTTTCATCAATAATGGAATCACTGAAAAAAATTGATGTGAACATAATGAGCTATGTCTGGGAATCGTCATTTATCATAAATGGCAGCACATCAAGGGTCATGTCCATGCTTGAGAACAGCATAAAAAACGATGGCGATGCAAAATACATAGAGTACAACGGCAGAAAGATATATTTAACAAGGAGTGATGGCACATCGCTCTACTTTGTACGTGACATAGCGTACCATCTATACAAGGCCGGCGACTATGATTTTATAATTGATGTGCTTGGCGAGGACCATAAGGAGCATGCAAGGAATCTTGAATACGTGCTTAAAGATCTCCTTGATTTCAATGCAAACTTAAGGTTCGTTTTCTATGATTTTATATCACTGGAATCAGGAAAGATGTCAACAAGGAAGGGAAACATTGTAACCCTTGATGAACTTTACAATAAAACCGTTGATGAATCAATAAAGATTGTAAAGGAAAAGAGGCCTGAATACAGCGAGGAAAAGGCCAGGGAGATTGCCGTTGCGATAGCATCATCATCGATAAGATTTAACATATCAAAGGTTAACCAGAACAAGCCGATGACCTTTAGGTGGAGCGAGGCCCTTAACTTTGAGGGGGATTCAGCGCCATATATTATGTACGCATACGCAAGGGCAAAGAGCATCATCAGGAAGATAAGCGAAAATAATACAGGGGAATTGAATGATTTTAACGATTATGAGAGATCATTAATAAAAGATATGTTCCTGTATCCATACTATTTAAAGTCTGCATTTGAAAATCTAAGGCCTGACATCATTGCAAACTATCTTTTACTACTGGTAAAATCCTTCAACGATTTTTACATGAAATGTCCTGTTATAGGCTCTGATCAAATATACAAGAGATCAAAGATCATTAAAATATTTATAAAAATAATGGAGGATGCTGCACCTCTTGTTGGAATAAAACTCCTTGATGAAATATAA
- a CDS encoding 3-phosphoshikimate 1-carboxyvinyltransferase, translated as MNVRISGEFRPGVINAPSSKSFSQRYILYSAFSNIPVTLKNVSFSDDERIALEIARACGADIEFNDSLTIKPDFRCPDEINAGESGTSLRLVTGLLAARRCKTFIHEEASLLKRPLDDLIKTLSEKNVVFNNLGNGIMIDASNSIPSDSIIDGGRSSQFVSSMMMYHSLTSGSLKALNIVSNDYIKITIKTLNDFGISVYNSNGFFEFGKTLMKGNKICIEGDYSSAAFWIVLGLFKGDIEIKNLKSDSCQPDAAIINIINGISERKIDIYNNKIVVHKTGFLGDLYIDVAKNPDLAPPLSIIGIFSDIAVHILNYRRLEIKESNREENIISMARSFGALIEKNDNEMVIRRGKISLPERISFSDHRMIMSSIIAGLISSGDILYENIENISKSYPGFLNDLSNLGYYILK; from the coding sequence ATGAATGTAAGAATATCAGGTGAATTCAGGCCAGGTGTAATTAATGCACCATCCTCAAAGAGCTTTTCACAGAGGTATATATTATACTCTGCATTTTCAAATATTCCTGTGACATTGAAGAACGTATCATTCTCTGACGATGAAAGGATTGCACTGGAAATCGCAAGGGCCTGTGGTGCGGACATTGAGTTTAATGACTCTTTAACAATAAAACCTGATTTTAGATGCCCGGATGAGATAAATGCAGGCGAGTCCGGCACATCATTAAGGCTTGTCACCGGCCTGCTTGCCGCAAGGAGATGTAAAACATTTATACATGAGGAAGCATCATTATTAAAAAGGCCACTTGATGATTTAATAAAAACATTATCAGAAAAAAACGTAGTATTTAATAATCTAGGCAACGGAATAATGATCGACGCATCAAATTCCATTCCTTCAGATTCAATTATAGATGGGGGCAGGAGCTCACAGTTTGTCTCATCGATGATGATGTACCATTCATTAACATCAGGCAGTTTAAAAGCATTAAACATCGTTTCAAATGATTACATAAAAATAACCATTAAAACACTGAATGATTTTGGCATCTCTGTTTATAACTCAAATGGATTTTTTGAATTTGGTAAAACATTGATGAAAGGCAATAAAATATGCATAGAGGGTGATTACTCATCTGCGGCATTCTGGATTGTCCTTGGATTGTTCAAGGGCGATATAGAAATAAAAAATTTAAAATCTGATTCATGCCAGCCTGATGCAGCAATTATAAATATAATAAACGGCATTTCAGAGAGGAAGATAGATATATACAATAATAAAATTGTTGTGCATAAAACAGGTTTTCTTGGTGATTTATACATTGATGTGGCTAAAAACCCGGATCTTGCACCACCACTTTCAATAATAGGAATATTCTCTGACATTGCGGTGCATATACTAAATTACAGAAGGCTTGAGATAAAGGAGTCGAACCGTGAGGAAAACATAATTTCCATGGCAAGGTCCTTCGGGGCATTAATAGAAAAAAACGATAATGAAATGGTAATAAGAAGGGGTAAAATATCATTACCTGAAAGGATCTCATTTTCAGATCACAGAATGATCATGTCATCAATAATAGCAGGTTTAATCTCATCTGGCGATATTTTATATGAAAACATAGAGAATATAAGCAAGAGCTACCCCGGGTTTTTAAATGACCTCTCAAATCTTGGATATTATATTCTGAAATAG
- a CDS encoding shikimate kinase, with translation MNNIKITANGGLSVLSAFANGHGAAFSIDLPMSIKIKKSGYDLFPNESVQKTVEFIKRRFDINDNFTIQIKSRIPQANGLKSSSAMTLSVVFGILKIENIKLNEIDILRFAAKASIYNKTSITGALDDLCSVYYGGFCHTDNKNMRIIKKYHIDYVPIVIAYSMRGRQTVNIDPEGLKNLSRKADAIENLIKHGMIFDAMEMNGNLYSSIFGSDYDLISYFLNKGASYSSQSGKGPAVYAIFNNNMLRKRAIDDFNFNYNIIKTHPSNRGITYECKNIR, from the coding sequence ATGAATAACATAAAGATAACTGCAAACGGTGGTTTGTCGGTACTGTCAGCATTTGCAAACGGTCACGGGGCAGCATTTTCCATAGACCTGCCAATGAGCATTAAAATAAAGAAATCAGGTTATGATTTATTTCCAAATGAATCGGTTCAGAAAACCGTGGAATTTATAAAGAGAAGATTTGATATAAATGATAATTTTACAATACAAATAAAAAGCAGGATACCACAGGCAAATGGTTTAAAAAGCAGCAGTGCAATGACATTATCTGTGGTTTTCGGAATATTAAAGATTGAGAACATAAAATTAAATGAGATCGATATCTTAAGGTTTGCTGCAAAAGCCTCAATATACAATAAAACGTCCATAACCGGGGCCCTTGATGATCTATGCTCCGTTTACTATGGGGGCTTCTGCCATACCGATAATAAAAACATGAGAATAATAAAAAAGTATCATATTGATTATGTGCCCATTGTCATAGCATATTCCATGCGTGGCAGGCAGACGGTTAATATCGATCCTGAAGGCCTTAAAAATTTATCAAGGAAGGCCGATGCAATAGAAAATTTGATAAAACATGGCATGATATTTGATGCCATGGAGATGAATGGAAACCTTTATTCATCAATATTTGGCTCAGATTATGATTTAATATCCTATTTTCTAAATAAGGGTGCATCATATTCATCCCAGTCTGGAAAGGGGCCTGCAGTCTATGCGATATTTAATAACAACATGCTAAGAAAGAGGGCAATAGATGATTTCAATTTTAATTATAATATTATAAAAACACATCCATCAAACAGGGGAATAACATATGAATGTAAGAATATCAGGTGA
- a CDS encoding shikimate dehydrogenase, producing the protein MIISGLIGRPVTHSIGQLVYNRIFKDLKMDAIYMSFDIIKENLGIFCKYAAENMAGFNVTAPYKNDIIKYTNSVDSISLKTGSVNLVRVLDNRLYGYNSDYAGFIKTMDENNIELKNKRILISGTGGIARTVFNAIKDKNVNADVSFLSRSGRKPWIPENINVYNYNNVKDDYDILINCTPLGTYPDNSIAFPDNIIKKVTGIDVVYNPVRTRFLSIVESNGGRAVNGVDLFTGQGVETLRLIFNIDLDYNDFKLYVLKALSDINE; encoded by the coding sequence ATGATAATCTCTGGTCTTATAGGCAGGCCTGTAACACATTCAATAGGCCAGCTTGTATACAACAGGATCTTTAAAGATCTTAAAATGGATGCCATATACATGTCCTTTGATATAATAAAAGAAAACCTGGGCATCTTCTGTAAATATGCAGCGGAAAACATGGCAGGTTTCAACGTCACGGCACCATATAAAAATGATATTATTAAATATACAAACAGCGTGGATTCAATATCTTTGAAAACAGGATCAGTTAACCTTGTAAGGGTTCTTGATAACAGACTCTATGGATATAATTCTGATTACGCTGGCTTTATTAAAACAATGGATGAAAATAATATTGAATTAAAAAACAAAAGAATCCTAATCTCAGGAACCGGTGGTATCGCCAGAACGGTTTTCAATGCAATAAAAGACAAAAATGTTAACGCTGATGTATCATTCTTATCCAGATCAGGAAGAAAGCCATGGATACCTGAAAATATAAATGTTTATAATTATAATAATGTAAAGGATGATTATGATATACTTATAAACTGCACACCTCTGGGAACCTATCCTGATAATTCCATTGCATTCCCTGATAATATAATAAAAAAGGTCACTGGCATAGACGTAGTTTACAATCCTGTAAGGACAAGATTCCTAAGCATTGTGGAATCAAATGGTGGTCGGGCGGTGAACGGCGTTGATCTGTTCACAGGCCAGGGTGTTGAAACTTTGAGGTTAATATTTAATATAGATCTTGATTATAATGATTTTAAGTTATATGTTCTAAAAGCCTTAAGTGATATCAATGAATAA
- a CDS encoding 3-dehydroquinate synthase encodes MDLKYKLGNDVIRIVTGKNILKDFACELNSGGNISIISRNVYKKYDLSFIKNRIIIDDGERAKSMEYLTLIINELLNKRVERGDSIIYIGGGTTGDLSGFAASIYKRGMGLIAVPTTLLAQVDSSIGGKNGINYMNIKNLIGTFYNPKLIIDDISFIDDKKLMMDGLAESLKMGITIEPELFNIINNDPDYIIENIERIITLSINAKLSIVSKDFHDKKHLRYVLNFGHTIGHALESYFNNNISHGEAVANGMIIEAYISKCLGNADISNEIRSIIKRLGFKIIDFRSVDINRLLEYIKNDKKSESGYINIVAVNGIGRYKIEALSPEEMLRILGGMP; translated from the coding sequence ATGGATTTGAAATACAAACTCGGTAACGATGTTATAAGAATTGTTACCGGTAAAAACATATTAAAGGATTTTGCATGTGAATTAAATTCCGGTGGAAATATTTCAATAATAAGCAGAAACGTTTACAAAAAGTACGATCTATCATTTATAAAAAATAGGATCATAATCGATGATGGCGAGAGGGCCAAGAGCATGGAATATTTAACATTAATAATAAATGAGCTTTTAAATAAAAGGGTTGAGCGTGGGGATTCAATTATTTACATAGGTGGTGGTACAACAGGCGATCTTTCAGGGTTTGCCGCATCCATTTACAAGCGTGGCATGGGCTTAATAGCGGTACCAACAACCCTGCTTGCACAGGTGGACAGCTCAATCGGCGGGAAAAACGGCATAAATTATATGAACATAAAGAATCTAATCGGAACATTTTACAATCCGAAACTTATAATCGATGATATATCATTTATAGATGATAAAAAGTTGATGATGGATGGCCTTGCAGAGTCATTGAAGATGGGAATAACCATAGAACCAGAGCTCTTTAATATTATAAACAACGATCCTGATTACATTATAGAAAACATTGAGAGAATAATAACACTGAGCATAAATGCAAAGTTAAGCATCGTTTCAAAAGATTTCCATGATAAAAAACATTTAAGGTACGTTCTTAATTTTGGACATACCATAGGTCATGCACTGGAATCATATTTTAATAATAATATATCACATGGTGAGGCCGTTGCAAATGGCATGATAATAGAGGCATATATATCAAAATGCCTTGGAAACGCTGATATATCAAATGAAATAAGATCTATAATAAAGAGGCTCGGCTTTAAAATCATTGATTTCAGGTCAGTTGATATCAACAGGCTTTTAGAGTACATAAAAAATGATAAAAAATCCGAATCAGGATATATAAATATCGTTGCGGTTAACGGCATAGGAAGATATAAAATAGAGGCCTTAAGTCCTGAGGAAATGTTAAGGATCCTCGGTGGGATGCCATGA